The following proteins are encoded in a genomic region of Dyadobacter sp. UC 10:
- the gyrB gene encoding DNA topoisomerase (ATP-hydrolyzing) subunit B codes for MSNETVLEVNSYSAENIQVLEGLEAVRKRPAMYIGDTGFKGVHHLIWEVVDNSIDEAMAGYCDTINVTIEKNNSITVQDNGRGIPTGMHPKEKRSALEVVLTVLHAGGKFDKDTYKVSGGLHGVGVSCVNALSIHLRAEVHREGKIFEQEFSEGKPLYPTRVIGESEKTGTFIHFLPDATIFSVTEFKYETVATRLRELSYLNKRIRITLEDKREEDEDGKFRGEEFYSEIGLNEFVTYLDATRTPLIPEPIHMETLKGTVPVEVAMMYNTSYSENVFSYVNNINTIEGGTHVSGFRAALTRTLKNYAEKSGVLAKEKIEISGDDFREGLTAVISIKVQEPQFEGQTKTKLGNSEVTGVVSQVVSEMLDTYLDEHPKEARVIIDKVILAAKARIAAKKAREMVQRKNVLTGTGLPGKLSDCSETDPNVCELYLVEGDSAGGTAKQGRNRAYQAILPLRGKILNVEKAQEYRIYENEEIKNMFTAMGVQIGKDGDERALNIDKLRYHKIVIMTDADIDGSHIRTLILTFFFRYMKILIDHGYIYIAQPPLYLVKKGREERYCWTELQREEAIREIGAGKEDSVGVQRYKGLGEMNAEQLWETTMNPERRSLKQVSIESAAEADHLFSMLMGDEVAPRRDFIEKNAKYARVDV; via the coding sequence ATGTCAAACGAAACAGTGCTTGAAGTGAACAGCTATTCAGCTGAAAATATCCAGGTTCTTGAAGGTTTAGAGGCCGTTCGCAAGCGTCCGGCAATGTACATCGGTGATACCGGCTTCAAAGGGGTTCACCACTTGATTTGGGAGGTTGTCGACAACTCCATCGATGAGGCAATGGCCGGGTATTGTGACACGATCAATGTCACCATCGAAAAGAATAATTCTATTACAGTTCAGGATAATGGCCGTGGTATCCCGACCGGGATGCACCCAAAAGAAAAAAGATCTGCATTAGAGGTCGTACTGACTGTTTTGCACGCAGGCGGTAAATTTGATAAAGACACTTATAAAGTTTCAGGAGGTTTGCATGGAGTAGGGGTTTCCTGCGTAAATGCACTTTCTATACACCTTCGCGCGGAAGTCCATAGAGAGGGGAAAATATTCGAACAGGAGTTTAGTGAAGGTAAGCCATTGTACCCGACAAGGGTAATCGGTGAGTCTGAAAAAACAGGGACTTTTATCCACTTCTTGCCGGATGCCACCATATTCAGCGTTACTGAATTCAAATATGAAACTGTCGCAACACGTTTGCGGGAATTGTCCTATTTGAACAAGCGGATCCGCATTACGCTGGAGGATAAGCGTGAGGAAGATGAAGATGGTAAATTCCGGGGTGAGGAATTCTATTCGGAAATTGGTCTGAATGAATTTGTAACCTACCTGGACGCTACCCGGACACCGCTTATTCCCGAGCCGATCCATATGGAAACGCTGAAAGGAACAGTGCCGGTAGAGGTGGCTATGATGTACAACACTTCTTACAGTGAGAATGTGTTTTCATATGTCAACAATATCAACACCATCGAAGGCGGAACGCACGTTTCGGGTTTCCGGGCTGCATTGACGAGGACCCTCAAAAATTACGCGGAGAAATCGGGTGTTCTGGCCAAAGAGAAAATCGAAATCAGCGGCGACGATTTCCGCGAAGGACTTACAGCTGTCATTTCTATTAAAGTCCAGGAGCCGCAGTTCGAAGGTCAGACCAAAACGAAACTGGGTAACTCGGAAGTAACCGGAGTAGTAAGTCAGGTAGTTTCAGAAATGCTGGACACTTACCTGGATGAACATCCGAAGGAAGCGCGTGTTATTATCGATAAAGTGATTTTGGCTGCCAAAGCGCGTATTGCTGCGAAAAAAGCGCGTGAGATGGTTCAGCGTAAAAATGTACTCACAGGTACAGGTTTACCGGGGAAACTCTCCGACTGCTCAGAAACTGACCCTAACGTATGTGAATTGTACCTCGTTGAAGGGGACTCGGCGGGCGGAACTGCCAAACAAGGCCGTAACCGTGCTTATCAGGCCATATTACCTCTTCGCGGTAAAATCCTGAACGTAGAAAAAGCACAGGAATACCGCATTTACGAAAACGAAGAGATCAAAAATATGTTCACCGCAATGGGTGTGCAGATTGGAAAAGACGGAGACGAACGCGCGTTGAATATCGACAAGCTCAGGTACCACAAGATCGTGATCATGACGGATGCTGATATCGACGGTAGTCACATCCGTACCCTGATCCTGACTTTCTTCTTCCGATATATGAAGATACTGATCGACCACGGGTACATTTACATCGCCCAGCCGCCGTTGTATCTGGTTAAAAAAGGACGTGAAGAGCGGTATTGCTGGACAGAATTGCAGCGCGAAGAAGCGATCAGAGAGATTGGTGCCGGGAAGGAAGACTCTGTGGGGGTGCAGCGATATAAAGGTTTGGGTGAAATGAATGCAGAGCAATTGTGGGAAACGACTATGAATCCTGAAAGAAGAAGTTTGAAGCAGGTTTCTATCGAGTCGGCCGCAGAAGCGGATCACCTTTTCTCTATGCTCATGGGTGATGAAGTTGCCCCGCGGCGCGATTTTATTGAGAAAAATGCAAAGTATGCGCGTGTAGACGTATAG
- the ppk1 gene encoding polyphosphate kinase 1 has protein sequence MSDSSDHTYSNEKKGKLTNLLAFFKSTKEPAPTEENKVVSSSEKAASLVQQSDMISRDLSWLKFNDRVLDQALDEERNLFDRLKFLAITSSNLDEFFTIRVGSLYNYLDFGKERLDYSGLREIPFRKVMMREIHDFVRRQNECYTNQLKPLFAKHGFRIVGFDEIVEEERTAVEEYFERTVYPMLTPMLFDYTHAFPVLLAKVLVLGVITQVKGTTSEEDRKLSFVQLPLNLPRFYVIEREDELLFVPIENIVRKHINKLYRNVDIVSTNLFRILRNGDFTLEESDDIEADFIDEIKQKIKSRRLGRVVQVSIEPDINPDLLNLIKKRWEIDDYNVFPTEGLIDYTAFWNIIKHPEFKDQIPPIHPPVPPLGLDRERIPDIFETMRERDILLHHPYNNFEPVLQLLEQAAEDPKVLSIKLTIYRLAKNSRVTEALLHAAENGKHVAVLFEVKARFDEENNIREAQRLQKAGCFVIYGIGLLKTHTKLLLIVRNEGNRVLRYAHLSSGNYNEDTSRLYTDTGLLTSNEEYTHDISEFFNVITGHSIPTEYQNLITAPRYMRAKLIELIQQEAENAKAGLKSGICIKINSLEDRDTILELYKASEAGVPIRLIVRGMCCLRPKRQGLSENITVRSLVGDFLEHSRIFYFHQNGNPLVYGGSADAMVRSFDKRIESLFKLVDPRVRQEAIHILAYSLMDNVNAYELQEDGSYIKCEIEEGVEPLNVHKAFYNVRLDEVMATHLFQSEDKKLESQGTETEQAEPEVQEEATGQ, from the coding sequence ATGTCCGATTCAAGCGACCACACATATAGCAATGAAAAGAAGGGTAAGCTGACCAATTTGCTCGCCTTTTTCAAAAGCACCAAAGAACCGGCACCCACTGAAGAGAACAAGGTGGTAAGCTCGTCGGAGAAGGCGGCTAGCCTGGTGCAGCAAAGCGATATGATCAGTAGGGACCTGAGCTGGCTGAAATTCAATGACCGGGTGCTCGATCAGGCTTTGGACGAAGAAAGAAACCTCTTTGACCGCCTGAAATTCCTCGCCATTACATCCTCCAACCTCGATGAATTCTTTACCATCCGGGTCGGTAGTCTCTATAATTACCTCGATTTCGGTAAGGAACGTCTCGACTACTCGGGTTTACGGGAAATACCTTTCAGGAAAGTAATGATGCGCGAAATCCATGATTTTGTGCGCAGGCAGAACGAATGCTACACGAACCAATTGAAGCCACTTTTTGCCAAACACGGTTTCAGGATCGTGGGTTTCGATGAAATCGTGGAAGAAGAGAGAACGGCTGTTGAAGAATATTTTGAGCGCACGGTGTACCCGATGCTCACGCCAATGCTTTTTGACTACACGCATGCATTTCCTGTTTTGCTTGCCAAAGTACTGGTGCTGGGTGTGATTACACAGGTCAAAGGAACCACGTCCGAGGAAGACCGGAAGCTGTCATTTGTGCAGTTGCCGCTTAACCTGCCGCGTTTTTACGTCATAGAGCGGGAAGACGAGCTGCTTTTCGTACCCATTGAAAATATCGTCCGAAAGCATATTAATAAACTGTACCGAAATGTCGATATCGTTTCCACAAACCTTTTCCGTATTCTCAGAAACGGTGATTTTACACTGGAAGAAAGCGACGATATCGAGGCGGACTTTATTGATGAAATCAAGCAAAAGATTAAAAGCAGGAGGCTGGGGCGCGTCGTGCAGGTTTCTATTGAGCCCGATATTAACCCTGATCTTTTAAATCTTATTAAAAAACGCTGGGAAATAGATGATTACAATGTCTTTCCGACCGAGGGACTGATCGATTACACCGCATTCTGGAATATTATCAAACATCCGGAGTTCAAAGACCAGATCCCCCCGATTCACCCGCCGGTACCGCCGCTCGGCCTGGATCGTGAGCGCATTCCTGATATTTTTGAGACCATGCGTGAGCGGGATATTCTGCTGCACCATCCTTACAATAATTTCGAGCCGGTTTTGCAGCTTCTCGAGCAGGCAGCCGAAGATCCGAAAGTACTTTCCATCAAGCTGACAATTTACCGGCTTGCCAAAAATTCGCGCGTTACCGAGGCGCTCTTGCATGCTGCTGAAAACGGCAAGCACGTGGCGGTCTTATTTGAAGTAAAGGCGCGTTTCGACGAGGAGAATAATATCCGAGAAGCGCAGCGGCTACAAAAGGCTGGCTGCTTTGTGATTTACGGGATCGGTTTGTTAAAAACGCATACCAAGTTGCTGCTGATCGTCCGCAATGAAGGCAACCGCGTTTTACGCTATGCGCACCTTTCAAGCGGAAACTATAACGAAGATACGTCGAGGCTTTATACAGATACCGGCCTGCTGACTTCGAATGAGGAATATACGCATGATATTTCCGAATTTTTTAATGTCATAACCGGGCATTCGATCCCGACCGAATACCAGAACCTGATCACAGCGCCGCGCTACATGCGGGCCAAATTGATCGAACTGATCCAGCAGGAAGCAGAGAATGCAAAAGCCGGATTAAAAAGTGGTATCTGTATCAAAATCAACTCGCTGGAAGACCGGGATACCATTTTGGAATTGTACAAAGCTTCCGAAGCCGGCGTACCCATTCGTTTGATAGTAAGAGGAATGTGCTGTTTGCGGCCTAAACGGCAGGGATTGAGTGAGAACATTACGGTGAGATCGCTTGTTGGAGATTTTCTGGAACATTCGCGTATCTTCTACTTTCATCAGAACGGTAACCCGCTTGTTTACGGAGGCAGCGCCGACGCCATGGTACGGAGTTTTGACAAGAGGATCGAATCACTTTTCAAGCTGGTTGACCCTCGCGTACGTCAGGAAGCGATCCATATTCTGGCTTATAGTCTGATGGACAATGTGAATGCTTATGAATTGCAGGAAGACGGTTCGTACATCAAATGCGAAATTGAAGAAGGTGTAGAGCCACTCAACGTGCACAAAGCCTTTTATAATGTGAGACTGGACGAAGTAATGGCTACACACCTCTTTCAATCGGAAGATAAAAAGTTGGAGTCGCAGGGAACGGAAACAGAACAGGCAGAACCGGAAGTCCAGGAGGAAGCGACCGGTCAATAA